The genomic region AAATAGCGCCTAAAGTCCTTTTAAGTCTTTAATCACCTTAAAAGCAACATCAATTTGGTCTTCCCCAACGATAATGGTGAATTCGTTGGTAGTAGAAATTACTTCATGCAAAATAATACCTTCCCACGCCAATCGCTGAAAAATAAAATAATAGATTCCAGGTATAACAACATTTTCTTCTGGAAGCTTTACACTTATGGAGGAAAGTTTATCTATTTTTTGAGTCAGCTTCTCATCCTTAAAAATGTTTTCCACGATATCGTTCATGGAGTCGCTCACCACAATATTGGTTTCGTTCACCCCACGGGAAGAAGTATAAAAAACATCTTTATTATCCGTAATTTCCTGCAATAACCGTGCTTGCTTGTTTAAAATGGTGTCGGATAATAAAAATGTGTAGTCTATTAAAGATGAACGCACAGTAATCTCCCCTATGTTTTTTAAAACCTTGAGGATTCGGTGAGTAGCGCGAAATTCCAATTCAGAGGAAAGTCTTTTTAGCGCCATGACAATAGCTCCATTACGCACATCCTTTCCTAATTGTTCTTCAATCTCTGGCTTAATGTTTCTGGAAAGAGAGGTAAGATTAATAATCCCTTGCGCCAAGGCGCTCTGTAAAAAAGGTTTCGACTTAATGTAGTTTTCTACAATGGATGAAATTGTTTTCATTATCTGGTTTGGTTTTAGGAGCAGTAAAATTAAGTCAACTTTTTTTCAAAAACAAAAAATAAAACGAAATGTTTTATTTATAACAATTCAAAAATGATAGAAGGCATCTTCAATATGTTCGATCTCATATTTATCCTTATTCTTTACTACTGCAACAATATCGAAACGCGTTTCCAAATCAATGTTATTTTCATTCAGATAAAAGTCCATCGCTTTTACCATCAACTTTATCTTTTTTTTATTTACAAAGCTCTGTGGATCACCAAAAAAGGATGAGCTACGTGCCTTAACCTCCACTGCTACTATCCTATTATTTATGGCGGCAATAATGTCTACTTCCGCCCGATCGTAAAAATAATTTATCTCCAAAATATCATAGCCTTTACTCTTTAAAAGCTCTACTGCCATTTTTTCTGCCTTCTTACCAAATTCGTTATGCGTAGCCATATTTTTAAGATTCCTTATAGGAAATAATGTCTTAATATATAATTTTCTGGTATTAAAACCATTAGTTAACAACAAAGTATTTAATACTTTAGAAAAATTGTTTACTTTTAAGCGCCCTAAATTATTATTATGAACGTCATCTTTTTTAAGATACTCACCGTATATTATTTAAGTTGACCCATGTTCTACTAAAAACCTAAAAAGAATGCTAGCAAAAACCAACTGTAACACAGCCTCCTTAGCTCCTTTTACTCAACCTTTAGAGGAAAAACAAATTTTGCACTTGTACAGGAGAGCTGGTTTTGGAGTTCCTTTTGGCACCTTACAATCTCATATTGGTAAATCTGCCACCCAATTGGCGACCGAAGTTATTGAGGAAGCCATAAACATGCCTTTAACAGAAGAACCTGAGTGGTCTACTTGGGACAATACTTTTTATCCTGAAGATGGGGACGAGAGCAGAGATATAAAAAGAACCCAAATTAGTCAATGGAAAGAAGCTTATGTAACCGATTTACGCATCAATAACTTGCGGGATCGCATGAGTTTCTTTTGGCACAACCACTTTGTTACAGAATTGCGGGAATACGATTGTCCTTCTTATCTATATGAATATATCACCTTACTACAAACGCACTCTTTAGGAAATTTTAGAACGTTTGTATACGATATAGGCATAAACAATGCAATGCTTAAATATTTGAATGGGGACAAAAGTGGAAAAGGGAATCCCAATGAGAACTATGCTCGGGAATTGTACGAACTTTTCACCATGGGAGAAGGTATTGGATACACCGAAGAAGATATTAAAGAAACAGCACGTGCCTTAACAGGTTACGTAAAACGCGATGAAGGTTGCGGACCTATTCTTTTTAATCCAAATGCATTTGATACTAAAAGTAAAACCATTTTTGGACAAACTGGTGCTTGGGGATACGACGATGTGATTAATATATTATTTGCAGAAAGACCCAATGAAATTGCCACTTTTGTCTGTGGAAAACTTTATGAGTTTTTTGTAAACCCCTTACAAGTTCCAGAAATAACACAAGATCTGGCAGCCACTTTTATCGCTAACGATTTTGAATTGGCTCCGGTATTGGCGCAGTTATTTGCGAGTCAGCATTTCTTCGATGAGGAAGCTAAAGGAGTTATTATAAAAAGTCATTTCGATGTGTTTTATAATTTCACCAACGAAACAGGTTTTCAAACCACCAACGATATGGTTTTGGATGGGGTAAATATTTGCCGCATGATAGGCCAAGAGGTTTTTAATCCTGTTGATGTGGCAGGATGGCAACGCGATCGCGACTGGATTGGGCCTAGTACGCTTATTGGCAGATGGAAAATGCTCGAATTTTATTTAAATGAAACCTATGCGCTCAACGAAGATCAATTTTCGAACCTAGCCATAGACCTCGCCGGTGGCCCCGGTAATATTGATCCAGAAGATATCACTCGAAAAATTGTAGATTGGTTTTTACCTTTAGGATTTCATTCCCCAGAAGATTATGAAATTGCTACCGATATTTTTAAAAGTGATGTTCCCGAGAATTATTTTGAGGATGGCTCTTGGAACTTACTTTCCTCTTACGCATCCAAACAGGTTCTAGACCTTTTACAGCACCTTATCAAACAGCCAGAATTTCAACTTAAATAACCTACAAGCTCATGTGCAATCAACATTATACTCCGTTTAACAATAAAGAAAAACACGATGAAGAACACGAGAAATGGACTCGCCGTTCTTTTTTACAAGCTTTAGGTCTTGCAGGATCTGGCTCCATGCTCCTTGGTGGAAATATTTTATCGGCCTCATCACCCTCTCCGCTTACGGCTGCTTTGGAAGCTTCAGAAAATGACAATATTCTAATTTTAATACGGTTGAATGGTGGTAACGATGGACTGAATACTATTATTCCAGCCTACGATTTTGATAGATACGCAAATTTTAGACCTAAAATACACATCCCGTTTAACAACCTTACCCGTTTGAACGATGCTTTCTATATGCCTAAGTATATGGAAAATCTGGAAAAACTATGGGGAGAGGGCGGTATGAAAGTAGTTCATGGTGTGGGTTACGAGAATCATAATATGTCTCACTTTAGCTCTTCAGATATTTTTGCTTCAACAGATGTAAACAATAGAACCAATACTGGTTGGATGGGTAGATATTTTGACAATCACGGAGATTTCTCAAACTATCTCTTAAATCCGCCTTCAGATCCAGCGGCCATCCAGGTAGGAAATATTGGAAATCTAATATTTCAAGGAGATGATGTAAACTATGCATTTACCATAAATAACGTTACCGAACTGGAACGTATTGCGGAAGAGGGTGTGGTACATAGTTTAAGCGACCTTATTCCAGATTGTACTTACGAAGAGCAATTATACTTTTTAAGGGGTGCTGCAAATACAACCTATGAATATTCTGGTATTATTTCCAACGCCTTTAAAGCTGCACAAAATAGTGTAGAATACCCAAATGGTTCTTTGGGAAGACAACTGGCAACGGTTTCTAGATTGATTAAAGGTGGGTTGGGAACTAAAATATACATGGTTAGTATTGGTGGTTTCGATACGCATTCTGCGCAGCCAGAGAGACACCAAAATTTAATGACCGAAATTGCTGATTCTGTAGATGCCTTTTATCAGGATCTGGAAGCAGGAGGGCACCACAAACGTGTATTGAGCATGACGTTCTCTGAATTTGGAAGGAGAGTCTACGAAAATGGTTCTTTTGGTACCGACCATGGTACGTCGGCACCTATGTTGCTTTTTGGCCCAGGAATGGAAGGTCAAGGCTTTATTGGGGAGCATCCAGACCTTAATGATTTAATAAGGGGAGGCAACCTAAAGACTTCTGTAGATTTTAGGGATGTTTATGCATCTATAATGTCCGAATGGCTTTGCATCGATAATAATTTGGTGAGTGCAGCGCTTAACGGCCAAACTGCCACTTTATTAGGACTCGGTCTCACATGTTCTTCTTCAGACAACACAACCATCGAAGGGGAAGGCCCCATTGTAGATGGCGGCACCCCAATGCCAGACGTTATAGAACCTCCAACACCAGAGTTTGAAAATGCTACCTCCTTCGAGCATTTCCCTTCTTATGGAGAAGACAAAAATGTCTATGTTAATTATACAGTTCCAACAGCTGCCCATTTGGTTATTAAGCTTTACAACATTCTTGGACAAGATCTAGGAACCATTGTAAACGAAATGTCTTTTGAGGGGCAACACAAGGTAAATATTACCGAAGCAGCTAAAAAATCCTTTAATCGCGGACAGTATATTTATAGCATTTCTTATAACGGGAAAAATTACAGTAAATCTATTGTTTTAAGTTAGTTGACATTGTTTTTAAAGCTCTAGAAACCTAAGGTTTTTAGAGCTAAAATGGAGCGCTAATTTTACCCATTTAACATATAGTAGCTTCTCTAAGAATGTGGAGATTTAAGTTCTCCTACTAGCTCCATGATGGCCTAAAAAATCAACTCATTTTAGCCGGCTAACAATGGTGCTATTTGTTTATGCTTAATTCGTATTAAACTCTGTTGAAAATCCTTATTTTTGTGACTTCAATAAATTTTGAAAATGTCACAACACTATAACGATACCCCACAAAATAAAGATAGATTTACCATTACGGCTGCATTGCCCTATACCAATGGCCCAATTCATATTGGACATTTGGCCGGTGTCTATGTTCCTGCAGATATTTATGCACGTTATCTGCGTTTAATTGGTAAAGATGTCGCTTTTATCTGCGGAAGTGATGAGCATGGAGTTGCCATCCCAATGAAAGCGAAAAAAGAAGGGGTAACACCTCAAGAAATTATTGACAAATACAACGGGATTATAAAAAAGTCTTTTGAAGATTTTGGTATTTCGTTTGACAATTATTCGCGTACCTCTGCAGAGATCCATCATAAAACCGCTTCGGAATTTTTTAAAAAAATGTACGAAGAAGGAAAATTCATTGAAGAAGTAACAGAACAACTTTACGATGAAGAAGCACAACAGTTTCTTGCCGATCGTTTTGTGGTGGGTACATGCCCTAAATGTGGGCATGATGGCGCCTACGGAGATCAATGTGAAAACTGTGGGAGCTCGTTAAATGCCACCGACCTTATAGAACCGAAATCTACCATTACTGGCTCTGTTCCAGTTTTAAGGGAAACTAAACACTGGTTTTTACCCTTAGACCAATACGACACATTTTTAAGGGAATGGATTATTAAAGGGCATAAAAAAGATTGGAAACCTAACGTATACGGTCAAGTAAAAAGTTGGATCGATGAAGGGTTAAGGCCCCGAGCCGTAACCAGGGATCTCGATTGGGGCATCCCAGTTCCTGTGGAAGGTGCCGAAGGAAAAGTTTTATATGTTTGGTTCGACGCCCCTATCGGTTATATTTCCTCTACCAAAGAATGGGCTGCCCGGGAAGGAAAAGATTGGGAACCCTATTGGAAAGATTCTAGGCTCATCCATTTTATTGGAAAAGATAATATTGTTTTTCACTGCATTATTTTTCCTGCAATGCTCCAAGCTCATGGGGAATATATCTTACCAGAAAACGTTCCCGCCAACGAATTTTTAAATTTGGAAGGCAATAAATTGTCTACTTCCAAAAATTGGGCGGTTTGGTTGCATGAATATTTAGAAGATTTCCCAGAGAAACAAGATGTATTGCGTTATACCCTAACGGCAAACGCACCAGAAACCAAGGATAACGATTTTACATGGAAGGATTTTCAGTCTAGAAACAACAACGAATTGGTAGCCATCTTCGGAAACTTTATCAATCGTGTTATTGTTTTGAGTCAGAAATACTACGACGGTATCGTTCCAGAACCAGCGGCTTTTAGTGATATTGATACAAAAACACTTCAGGAATTGAAAAAATACCCTGAAATTATTTCAAACTCCATAGAAAAGTACCGGTTTAGGGAAGCATCCCAAGAACTTATGAATTTAGCGAGGTTAGGTAACAAATACTTAGCCGATGAAGAACCTTGGAAAGTTATCAAACAGGATGAAGAGCGCGTTAAAACGATTATGTATGTAGCGTTGCAAATCGCCACTGGGCTAGCAGTTCTTAGTGAGCCATTTTTACCATTCACTTCCAAGAAACTAAAAGAAATGCTTGCTTTTAATGGTTTGGAAAATGATTTGAAATGGAACGATATAACCGAGAAGGAGATACAACTTCCGGCCGGCCACAAACTGGAAAAAGCATCTTTGCTGTTTACAAAAGTAGAAGACGACGAAATTCAAAAACAACTGGATAAATTGGAAGCGACCAAAAAAGAAAATCGAGCTGCCGAAGCTAAAAATACCCCAAAAGTAGCTCCACAAAAAGAGATTATTAATTTTGACGATTTCTCCAAATTAGATTTAAGGGTTGGAACCATTCTAGAAGCTGAAAAAATGCCAAAAGCAGACAAACTTCTGGTTTTAAAAGTAGATACGGGAATTGACACCAGAACCATCGTTTCTGGGATTGCCAAAAGTTTTAAACCTGAAGCCATTATAGGCAAAAAAGTTACGGTACTCGTAAATCTGGCGCCGAGAAAGTTAAGGGGTGTAATGAGTGAAGGAATGATTTTAATGACCGAGGACACCGAAGGTAAACTCACTTTCGTGAACCCCGATACTCAAGATGTAAATTCTGGAGAATCCATAAATTAGAATGCTTAAAATAGCATATCATCCAATTTATCAGCATCCGCTACCAGAGGGGCATCGTTTTCCTATGATTAAATACGATTTATTGCCCAAGCAGTTGTTGCATGAAGGGGTTTGTACCAAGGAAAACTTTTTCGAACCTTCCTTGCCTAGTGATGACGATATTTTAAGAGTGCATACAGCCGAATACTACGAAGACCTAAAAAACCAGAGCCTAAAGCCTAGCGCCGCCCGAAAAATTGGTTTTCCTATTTCGGAGGAATTGGTTAAAAGAGAAGTTATTATTGCCGATGGCACCATGAAAGGTTGTTTGCATGCGCTGGAAAATGGAATATCTATGAATATCGCAGGTGGAACACATCATGCCTATTCAAATCACGGGGAAGCTTTTTGTCTATTGAACGATCAAGCCATCGCCGCGAGGTATCTTCAGCAGCAAAAGCTAGCGAAGAAAGTTTTGATGGTAGATCTAGACGTTCATCAAGGCAACGGCACCGCAGAGATTTTTGAACGGGATAACTCTGTATTTACATTTTCCGTACACGGAAAAAACAACTATCCGTTTAAAAAAGAACAAAGTGATTTAGACATTGCCCTAGACGATAACTGTGGGGATGAGGAATACCTCTCTATTCTTAACAAAGAACTCCCGAAGCTCATCAACGCCCAGAAACCAGATTTTATTTTTTATTTATGCGGGGTAGATGTTATTAAAGGCGATAAACTTGGTAGGCTGGGCTTAACAATCGATGGTTGCAAAAAAAGGGATGAATTGGTGCTTTCGTTATGCCAAAAACTAGACATTCCAGTGCAATGCAGCATGGGAGGTGGTTATTCCCCTGATATTAAAACCATTGTAAATGCGCATACCAACACTTTTAAAGTCGCGCAAGAACTGTTTTTTTAACTGTTTCATCATTTCAAGAAAATGCAATTATTAAGTTATATAGAAAAGCGGGTAACCATCCCCAAAAAAAGTATAGAAAACACGGTAGCGCTCATCGATCAAGATTGCACTATCCCTTTTATTTCACGTTACCGGAAGGAAGCCACGGGAAACTTAGATGAAGTTCAGGTTGGAGAGATCGTTAATTTAAAAAAAGAGTTTGAAACGCTTCAAAAGAGAAAGGAAAGTATTTTAAAATCTTTGGAAGAACAGGAGGTTTTAAGTTCAGAATTAAATAAAAAAATCGAAGCCTTAGATAATCTAGTCGATTTAGAAGACCTCTATCTCCCCTACAAGAAAACGAGAAAAACCAAGGCAGATACTGCAAGGGAAAATGGATTGGAGCCTTTGGCAAAAATTATAATGGCGCAAAATGCCAATGATTTAGAGTTTATTGCATCAAAATACATTGGAAACCAAATAACTTCTCCCGAAGAAGCTTTGGAAGGTGCCAGACATATTATAGCAGAATGGATAAATGAGCGTATCGATATTAGAAACGCTTTAAGAAACCAATACAACAGATTCGCAGAAATAACCACTAAGGTTGTAAAGTCTAAAGCCAGTGAGGAAGCTGCACAAAAATTCCGAGATTATTTCGATTGGAACGAGCACTTAAAACGCTGTCCGTCTCATCGTCTTTTGGCAATTCTAAGAGCTGAGAAAGAAGGCTTTGTTAAGGTAAAAATTTCTGTAGAAGAAGAGCGCGCTATCGATTTTATTGAAAAAAAAGTACTAAAATCCAACAATGAGTGTGCAAAAGAGATTACCGTTGCCATAAAAGATGCGTTTAAGAGATTGTTGGCACCAGCAATAGCCAATGAAACCTTATCGAACGCAAAGGAAAATGCCGATGAAACAGCTATAGCTGTGTTTGTAAAGAATTTGCAGCAATTGCTATTGAGTCCGCCCCTTGGCGAAAAAACAGTTTTGGCAATAGACCCGGGCTTTAGAACCGGTTGCAAAGTGGTTTGCTTAGACAAGCAAGGTAAATTAGTGCATAACGAAACTATCTATCCACACGAACCACGTAAAGAAGCTACCCAGGCCATTAAAAAAATAAGCACCCTGGTTAATGCTTATAAAATAGAAGCGATTGCCATAGGAAATGGGACGGCGTCTAGGGAAACCGAAACCCTCATTAAAAAAATTAGATTCGACAGGGAAGTACAGGTTTTTGTAGTGAGCGAGGCAGGAGCTTCTATTTATTCGGCCTCTAAAATTGCTAGGGAAGAATTCCCCAACTACGATGTAACCGTTAGGGGGGCTGTTTCCATTGGCCGAAGATTATCGGATCCGCTTGCAGAATTGGTAAAAATTGATGCTAAATCGATTGGGGTAGGACAATACCAGCACGATGTAGACCAAACAAAGCTCAAGGCATCACTCGACCGCGTGGTAGAAAGTTGTGTAAACAAAGTAGGGGTAAATGTAAATACTGCCAGTAAATCCCTTTTGAGTTACGTTTCCGGAATCGGTGAAAAATTAGCAGAAAATATTGTTAATTATCGAGATATAAACGGAGCTTTTCAAACTCGGGAAGCAATTAAAAATGTACCCAGACTTGGAAATAAAGCTTTTGAACAAAGTGCTGCTTTTCTGCGGATAAAAGATGCAGAAAATCCATTGGACGACTCGGCAGTTCACCCAGAAAGCTATTCAGTAGTAGAAAAAATGGCAGGCGATTTAAAAGTTGGCATAAAAGACCTTATTGGAAACCAAGCTTTGATTAAGAGCATCCCTCTTGAAAAATATACTACCGAAAAAGTAGGTCTACCAACACTTTTAGATATTGCCAAGGAATTGGAAAAACCGGGAATAGACCCCCGTGAAAAAGCAAAGATGTTTGAATTCGACCCGAATGTGAAAACGATCAAGGATCTCACAACCGGTCAAATTCTACCGGGAATAGTAAACAATATTACCAATTTCGGGTGTTTTGTAGATATCGGTATAAAGGAAAGCGGCCTTGTACATATTTCTCAACTCACCGATGGTTTTGTAAGTGATGTTAATGAAATTGTAACGCTACAACAGCATGTTAAAGTGAAAGTAATGGAGGTAGATCTCGACAGAAAGCGTATTCAACTGTCTATGAACTTCTAAAAGTTTGAGCATTTTAATCAGTTTTAATTTTCATGCGTCAATTAAATATCAAAATAGTACTATTAGCGGTTTTCCTGATATCTATTTCCGCAAAATCCCAAAACACAGACTTTCTGTCTAAGGATGCCACCCGTTGGCAAATGTTTAAGTACGACACCGGAAATATGTTTAAAGGTATTCTGTATTCTTACAGTAGACCGTTTCATTGGGAGAGAAAACAATGGACCCAATTTGGGGTGGTAGCAGGGGTTTCCTCCGTCGCTTATATTTTCGATAATCAAACCAGTGAATATTTTACCACCCAAGTTAGTCACGTACCCCAAATAATTAGGGATTACGGTTGGTATTATGGGAGTCCACAAAACAATTACATGCTCACGGGTGCTGTTTATTTAACAGGTTTGGCACTAAAAAATGAAAAACTACGAAGAACAGGAGTGTTATTGATATCCTCTGCTTCTGCTGCCGGTTTACTTCAACAAGTAAGTAAAATAGCTTTTGGAAGGGCGCGCCCAAGAAGTGGAGATGATAAAAACGTTTTTTACCCTTTTACATCAGATAAGGATTATCATTCCTTTCCATCGGGTCATACCATTTTAGCATTTACAAATGCTTATGCCATTGCCAAACAATTTAAAAATCCGTGGCTTAAAGGCGGTATTTACGCCGTGGGTTTAATCCCGGGAATTTCCAGACTGTGGGAAGGAGCGCATTGGCTCTCTGATGTAATGGTGAGCGTGGCGATAAGCATCGCTACAGTAGAAGCAATAGATAAATACCTCGACTCTAAATACGAAGAGAAATACAATGCCAAAAAGAAAGATGTAAGCTGGGATTTAACTATTGGGGTAGGACAATTGGGAGTGGCTCTAACTTTCTAGCCGCACACGGCATTCAAACCGTAGCTTTTCTTAAAAAATAACTTGGCTGAACTGTTGGGAATACTAACTTTCCAGCGATTTTTAATAAATAATTGTTTAAATTTATTGAAAATAGACCACCATGTTAAAAGAAAAGATAGAAAAGGCGCTAAACAAACAAGTTCGTGTAGAGGCAGAATCTTCACAAATATATTTAGCGATGGCCTGTTGGGCAGAGGTTAAAGGCCTGGAAGGTGTTGCGCAGTTTATGTACGACCAATCGCATGAAGAACGAGAGCATATGTTAAAACTGGTAAAGTTTATAAATGAAAGGGGCGGTCATGCAAAAATTTCTGCTTTAAAAGAACCCAATGTAACCTTTAAAAGTTTTCAGGAAATGTTTGAAAAATTATTCGAACATGAAGTTTTTGTTTCGGAGAGTATTAATGACTTAGTACACATAACTTTAGAAGAAAAAGACTATTCCACCCATAATTTCCTTCAATGGTATGTTGCAGAACAAATTGAAGAAGAAGCTATGGCACGCACTATTCTGGATAAAATTAATTTAATCGGGGACGATAAAGGCGGATTATACCTCTTCGATCGTGATATTCAGCAATTAACAGTTACCAGTTCGGCTTCCATTCCTCCAGAATAATATGAAGAAAAAAGTGTTAAATTTTATTTAGATTAAGTATAAATAA from Galbibacter sp. BG1 harbors:
- a CDS encoding aspartate kinase yields the protein MKTISSIVENYIKSKPFLQSALAQGIINLTSLSRNIKPEIEEQLGKDVRNGAIVMALKRLSSELEFRATHRILKVLKNIGEITVRSSLIDYTFLLSDTILNKQARLLQEITDNKDVFYTSSRGVNETNIVVSDSMNDIVENIFKDEKLTQKIDKLSSISVKLPEENVVIPGIYYFIFQRLAWEGIILHEVISTTNEFTIIVGEDQIDVAFKVIKDLKGL
- a CDS encoding YraN family protein, producing MATHNEFGKKAEKMAVELLKSKGYDILEINYFYDRAEVDIIAAINNRIVAVEVKARSSSFFGDPQSFVNKKKIKLMVKAMDFYLNENNIDLETRFDIVAVVKNKDKYEIEHIEDAFYHF
- a CDS encoding DUF1800 family protein, whose amino-acid sequence is MLAKTNCNTASLAPFTQPLEEKQILHLYRRAGFGVPFGTLQSHIGKSATQLATEVIEEAINMPLTEEPEWSTWDNTFYPEDGDESRDIKRTQISQWKEAYVTDLRINNLRDRMSFFWHNHFVTELREYDCPSYLYEYITLLQTHSLGNFRTFVYDIGINNAMLKYLNGDKSGKGNPNENYARELYELFTMGEGIGYTEEDIKETARALTGYVKRDEGCGPILFNPNAFDTKSKTIFGQTGAWGYDDVINILFAERPNEIATFVCGKLYEFFVNPLQVPEITQDLAATFIANDFELAPVLAQLFASQHFFDEEAKGVIIKSHFDVFYNFTNETGFQTTNDMVLDGVNICRMIGQEVFNPVDVAGWQRDRDWIGPSTLIGRWKMLEFYLNETYALNEDQFSNLAIDLAGGPGNIDPEDITRKIVDWFLPLGFHSPEDYEIATDIFKSDVPENYFEDGSWNLLSSYASKQVLDLLQHLIKQPEFQLK
- a CDS encoding DUF1501 domain-containing protein translates to MCNQHYTPFNNKEKHDEEHEKWTRRSFLQALGLAGSGSMLLGGNILSASSPSPLTAALEASENDNILILIRLNGGNDGLNTIIPAYDFDRYANFRPKIHIPFNNLTRLNDAFYMPKYMENLEKLWGEGGMKVVHGVGYENHNMSHFSSSDIFASTDVNNRTNTGWMGRYFDNHGDFSNYLLNPPSDPAAIQVGNIGNLIFQGDDVNYAFTINNVTELERIAEEGVVHSLSDLIPDCTYEEQLYFLRGAANTTYEYSGIISNAFKAAQNSVEYPNGSLGRQLATVSRLIKGGLGTKIYMVSIGGFDTHSAQPERHQNLMTEIADSVDAFYQDLEAGGHHKRVLSMTFSEFGRRVYENGSFGTDHGTSAPMLLFGPGMEGQGFIGEHPDLNDLIRGGNLKTSVDFRDVYASIMSEWLCIDNNLVSAALNGQTATLLGLGLTCSSSDNTTIEGEGPIVDGGTPMPDVIEPPTPEFENATSFEHFPSYGEDKNVYVNYTVPTAAHLVIKLYNILGQDLGTIVNEMSFEGQHKVNITEAAKKSFNRGQYIYSISYNGKNYSKSIVLS
- the metG gene encoding methionine--tRNA ligase, with protein sequence MSQHYNDTPQNKDRFTITAALPYTNGPIHIGHLAGVYVPADIYARYLRLIGKDVAFICGSDEHGVAIPMKAKKEGVTPQEIIDKYNGIIKKSFEDFGISFDNYSRTSAEIHHKTASEFFKKMYEEGKFIEEVTEQLYDEEAQQFLADRFVVGTCPKCGHDGAYGDQCENCGSSLNATDLIEPKSTITGSVPVLRETKHWFLPLDQYDTFLREWIIKGHKKDWKPNVYGQVKSWIDEGLRPRAVTRDLDWGIPVPVEGAEGKVLYVWFDAPIGYISSTKEWAAREGKDWEPYWKDSRLIHFIGKDNIVFHCIIFPAMLQAHGEYILPENVPANEFLNLEGNKLSTSKNWAVWLHEYLEDFPEKQDVLRYTLTANAPETKDNDFTWKDFQSRNNNELVAIFGNFINRVIVLSQKYYDGIVPEPAAFSDIDTKTLQELKKYPEIISNSIEKYRFREASQELMNLARLGNKYLADEEPWKVIKQDEERVKTIMYVALQIATGLAVLSEPFLPFTSKKLKEMLAFNGLENDLKWNDITEKEIQLPAGHKLEKASLLFTKVEDDEIQKQLDKLEATKKENRAAEAKNTPKVAPQKEIINFDDFSKLDLRVGTILEAEKMPKADKLLVLKVDTGIDTRTIVSGIAKSFKPEAIIGKKVTVLVNLAPRKLRGVMSEGMILMTEDTEGKLTFVNPDTQDVNSGESIN
- a CDS encoding histone deacetylase; translation: MLKIAYHPIYQHPLPEGHRFPMIKYDLLPKQLLHEGVCTKENFFEPSLPSDDDILRVHTAEYYEDLKNQSLKPSAARKIGFPISEELVKREVIIADGTMKGCLHALENGISMNIAGGTHHAYSNHGEAFCLLNDQAIAARYLQQQKLAKKVLMVDLDVHQGNGTAEIFERDNSVFTFSVHGKNNYPFKKEQSDLDIALDDNCGDEEYLSILNKELPKLINAQKPDFIFYLCGVDVIKGDKLGRLGLTIDGCKKRDELVLSLCQKLDIPVQCSMGGGYSPDIKTIVNAHTNTFKVAQELFF
- a CDS encoding Tex family protein; its protein translation is MQLLSYIEKRVTIPKKSIENTVALIDQDCTIPFISRYRKEATGNLDEVQVGEIVNLKKEFETLQKRKESILKSLEEQEVLSSELNKKIEALDNLVDLEDLYLPYKKTRKTKADTARENGLEPLAKIIMAQNANDLEFIASKYIGNQITSPEEALEGARHIIAEWINERIDIRNALRNQYNRFAEITTKVVKSKASEEAAQKFRDYFDWNEHLKRCPSHRLLAILRAEKEGFVKVKISVEEERAIDFIEKKVLKSNNECAKEITVAIKDAFKRLLAPAIANETLSNAKENADETAIAVFVKNLQQLLLSPPLGEKTVLAIDPGFRTGCKVVCLDKQGKLVHNETIYPHEPRKEATQAIKKISTLVNAYKIEAIAIGNGTASRETETLIKKIRFDREVQVFVVSEAGASIYSASKIAREEFPNYDVTVRGAVSIGRRLSDPLAELVKIDAKSIGVGQYQHDVDQTKLKASLDRVVESCVNKVGVNVNTASKSLLSYVSGIGEKLAENIVNYRDINGAFQTREAIKNVPRLGNKAFEQSAAFLRIKDAENPLDDSAVHPESYSVVEKMAGDLKVGIKDLIGNQALIKSIPLEKYTTEKVGLPTLLDIAKELEKPGIDPREKAKMFEFDPNVKTIKDLTTGQILPGIVNNITNFGCFVDIGIKESGLVHISQLTDGFVSDVNEIVTLQQHVKVKVMEVDLDRKRIQLSMNF
- a CDS encoding phosphatase PAP2 family protein, coding for MRQLNIKIVLLAVFLISISAKSQNTDFLSKDATRWQMFKYDTGNMFKGILYSYSRPFHWERKQWTQFGVVAGVSSVAYIFDNQTSEYFTTQVSHVPQIIRDYGWYYGSPQNNYMLTGAVYLTGLALKNEKLRRTGVLLISSASAAGLLQQVSKIAFGRARPRSGDDKNVFYPFTSDKDYHSFPSGHTILAFTNAYAIAKQFKNPWLKGGIYAVGLIPGISRLWEGAHWLSDVMVSVAISIATVEAIDKYLDSKYEEKYNAKKKDVSWDLTIGVGQLGVALTF
- a CDS encoding ferritin, which encodes MLKEKIEKALNKQVRVEAESSQIYLAMACWAEVKGLEGVAQFMYDQSHEEREHMLKLVKFINERGGHAKISALKEPNVTFKSFQEMFEKLFEHEVFVSESINDLVHITLEEKDYSTHNFLQWYVAEQIEEEAMARTILDKINLIGDDKGGLYLFDRDIQQLTVTSSASIPPE